One Bacteroidota bacterium genomic window carries:
- a CDS encoding TlpA family protein disulfide reductase, whose product MGFSLRVLLIFLLLLVTVKTKATQSLIAGKAPNYAGQTLKVYVYSDFLTLREKLIAKTKIDAAGNFKVTVPISYTQFVFFKTEISRSSFYVEPSKNYFVSIPKLAPEEIPSLGVQGYAPIKISSADSLELNTLISKFENYLDNFYKKNLALIARKAIKKEATLFKSSLEKRFSHVSNKYFNSYIKYKLATLEAAGGSSKIHLFKTYFSSTIQYNSLEYMQFFSQTYTRYLKQLAGTTKGSAIEPAISSKKNYAAALKGIQKADTLFSNDTLCELLLLKGLNEYYYQPKSSKRSIESLLSYIEKNGKGAENKKIAHNTLALLTLLSEGTQAPGFTLPDTKGKLIRLSDFKGKYVYLDFWATWCMPCLQELKLKQVLYEKYGEDIVFVSISLDKNAEIMNSYLLKNKQLTSIFLIGGTAETLMDDYNIKAIPAYFLLDREGYFIESPAKKPSENVEQVFKSLLQKK is encoded by the coding sequence ATGGGTTTTTCTTTGCGTGTACTTTTAATTTTTCTGCTTTTGTTAGTTACTGTTAAAACAAAAGCTACGCAATCTTTGATTGCAGGTAAAGCTCCCAACTATGCCGGTCAAACCCTTAAGGTTTATGTTTATTCAGATTTTTTAACCTTGAGAGAAAAATTAATCGCTAAAACAAAAATTGATGCTGCCGGAAATTTTAAAGTTACAGTTCCAATTAGCTACACTCAATTTGTTTTTTTTAAAACAGAAATTTCAAGAAGCAGTTTTTATGTTGAACCCTCAAAAAATTATTTTGTTTCAATTCCCAAATTAGCTCCCGAAGAAATTCCTTCCCTAGGAGTTCAAGGATATGCTCCGATTAAAATAAGCAGCGCTGATTCTTTGGAACTGAATACATTGATTTCGAAATTTGAAAATTATTTAGACAACTTTTACAAAAAAAATCTTGCTTTGATAGCGCGCAAAGCAATTAAAAAAGAAGCCACTCTTTTTAAATCTTCGCTTGAAAAGAGGTTTAGCCATGTTTCAAACAAGTATTTTAATTCCTATATCAAATATAAGCTTGCTACGTTGGAGGCAGCCGGTGGTTCAAGTAAAATACATCTATTTAAAACTTATTTTTCTTCCACAATTCAATACAATAGCCTCGAATACATGCAGTTTTTTAGTCAAACCTATACACGTTATTTAAAACAACTTGCCGGTACAACCAAAGGTAGTGCTATTGAACCTGCAATTTCATCGAAGAAAAATTATGCAGCTGCATTGAAAGGAATTCAAAAAGCAGACACCTTATTTTCGAATGATACACTTTGTGAATTGCTCTTGTTGAAAGGTTTAAATGAATACTACTATCAACCTAAAAGCAGTAAGCGAAGCATTGAATCATTGCTGAGTTATATTGAAAAAAACGGGAAAGGCGCAGAAAACAAAAAAATTGCACACAATACTCTTGCTTTGTTAACCTTGCTTTCAGAAGGTACCCAAGCACCCGGATTTACATTACCTGATACAAAAGGTAAATTGATTCGCTTATCAGATTTTAAAGGAAAATATGTGTATTTAGATTTTTGGGCTACCTGGTGTATGCCTTGCTTACAAGAATTAAAATTAAAGCAAGTTCTTTATGAAAAGTATGGTGAGGATATTGTTTTTGTGAGTATCTCTCTAGATAAAAATGCGGAAATTATGAATTCCTACTTGCTAAAAAACAAACAACTTACTTCTATTTTCTTAATTGGAGGAACAGCTGAAACACTCATGGACGATTACAATATTAAAGCTATTCCTGCTTATTTCTTGCTTGATAGAGAAGGTTATTTTATTGAGTCTCCTGCCAAAAAACCAAGCGAAAATGTAGAGCAGGTTTTTAAATCGTTGCTTCAAAAAAAATAA
- a CDS encoding pyridoxine 5'-phosphate synthase: MTKLSVNINKIATLRNARGGNIPDVVKFALDCERFGAQGITVHPRPDQRHIRFQDVLDLRSVLTTEFNIEGYPTDDFISLVLKVKPAQVTLVPDPPDVLTSNAGWQIKKHFAFLKEVIAVFNSANIRTSLFVDVDIENISDATQTGTNRIELYTESYAKNYLSNREVAVEGFKKAAIRANEVGLGVNAGHDLSLENLHYFSKNVPSLLEVSIGHALISDALYLGIENTIQLYLRELK, from the coding sequence ATGACAAAACTTAGTGTAAATATTAATAAGATCGCTACCCTTCGAAATGCTAGAGGGGGCAATATTCCCGATGTAGTAAAATTTGCCCTCGATTGTGAACGATTCGGAGCACAAGGAATTACAGTACATCCTCGTCCCGACCAACGACATATTCGTTTTCAGGATGTACTTGATTTACGCTCTGTGTTAACCACCGAGTTTAATATAGAAGGTTATCCAACCGACGATTTTATTTCGTTGGTTTTAAAGGTGAAACCGGCCCAAGTTACTTTAGTCCCTGATCCTCCGGATGTGCTAACTTCGAATGCTGGTTGGCAGATAAAAAAGCACTTCGCATTTTTGAAAGAGGTGATTGCAGTTTTTAACTCAGCCAATATTCGCACTTCTCTTTTTGTTGATGTCGATATAGAAAATATTTCTGATGCTACACAAACCGGTACAAATAGAATTGAATTATATACAGAGTCGTATGCAAAAAATTATCTTAGCAATCGTGAAGTAGCTGTTGAAGGATTCAAAAAGGCTGCAATACGTGCAAACGAAGTAGGTTTGGGAGTAAACGCTGGACATGATTTGAGTCTTGAAAATCTACATTATTTTTCAAAAAACGTCCCAAGTTTGCTTGAAGTGTCTATTGGTCACGCATTAATTTCAGATGCATTATACCTTGGAATCGAAAACACCATTCAATTGTACCTTCGAGAATTAAAGTAA
- a CDS encoding SpoIIE family protein phosphatase — protein sequence MNKGLYRLLIVTIYFLQISRVSLAESSSFLLPQKESKISACSALYILEDVADTLKFSDVNNELFSSNFRFHNSSEEPNFGFTTSSFWFRLTLKNTAEAGKYWLEIPYPFLNLMELYVPTSKGNYQMYLVGDHFPFNKRKILHKNFLVDMDFSEGEQKVVYAHISCNGEATSFPVNVLNTLDWVKRDYVEQVVLGVYYGILIFAFFLSFFLGISLKEKVNFYYLLYIIGIGIFQFSLDGLAFQYLWPNNTWLANHIIPMSGSFAVFFLLLFSQQLLQTKKLAPAVHQIISFLAIADAVLHFMSLFNNPFYSLSLKSLNFIALIANSLVLITAIIVFRKKQKSARYFLIAFTLLIVGVLLAMLKNFGYLPRIFITEYGIQIGSAIEIIFLSFALAENMKTLKEEKQLVQDLLLEQLIENNKSQLERNIELENKVLERTLEIKEQTKIIAEKNKDITDSINYAKRIQQAILPPEETGEAKFPMFIYFKPRDIVSGDFYWYEFRDNKFIIAAVDCTGHGVPGAFMSMVGTTLLNKVVNDLGQTLPSQIMKQMDNNILESLKQRGDISSNRDGMDMAICCIDTEKRELIFSGASRPLYLVRNNELIEYKSSIFSVGGYLAGNEKVFEDAHINYQSNDMIYIFSDGYADQFGGEKGKKFMSKNMRLLFSRIASLPLDEQKSEIHSNLISWMGALKQVDDILVIGIRL from the coding sequence ATGAATAAAGGGCTTTATCGGCTTCTGATAGTTACGATTTATTTTCTGCAAATTTCGCGTGTTTCGCTTGCAGAAAGTAGTTCCTTTTTGTTACCTCAAAAAGAGTCCAAAATTTCTGCTTGCTCAGCTTTATATATTCTTGAAGATGTTGCCGACACGCTTAAGTTTTCCGATGTTAACAACGAGTTGTTTTCAAGCAATTTCCGATTTCATAATTCTTCTGAGGAGCCCAATTTTGGCTTTACTACTTCCTCTTTTTGGTTTCGCTTAACACTTAAAAACACAGCTGAAGCAGGCAAATACTGGCTCGAAATTCCTTATCCTTTTCTAAATCTTATGGAACTTTATGTTCCTACTAGTAAAGGCAACTATCAAATGTACCTTGTAGGTGATCATTTTCCATTTAACAAGCGAAAAATTCTACATAAGAATTTTTTAGTGGATATGGATTTTTCGGAAGGGGAACAAAAAGTAGTTTATGCGCATATTAGCTGCAATGGTGAAGCCACAAGTTTTCCGGTGAATGTATTAAATACACTCGATTGGGTAAAACGGGATTATGTTGAACAAGTAGTATTGGGGGTTTACTACGGGATTCTCATTTTCGCATTTTTTTTATCTTTTTTTCTTGGTATTTCGCTAAAAGAAAAGGTGAATTTTTATTACCTCCTTTACATAATTGGAATCGGAATTTTTCAATTTTCATTAGATGGATTAGCATTTCAGTATTTATGGCCCAATAATACATGGCTGGCGAATCACATTATTCCCATGTCAGGTTCTTTTGCTGTGTTTTTTTTACTGTTATTCTCACAACAATTATTGCAAACAAAAAAGTTAGCACCAGCTGTTCATCAGATAATTTCTTTTTTAGCTATAGCCGATGCAGTGCTGCATTTTATGAGTTTGTTCAATAATCCGTTTTATTCATTAAGCCTTAAATCGCTTAATTTTATTGCACTTATTGCGAATTCACTAGTGTTGATAACCGCAATAATTGTTTTCAGAAAAAAGCAAAAATCAGCACGGTATTTTTTAATTGCTTTTACCTTATTAATTGTGGGAGTGTTGCTGGCAATGCTCAAAAATTTTGGATACTTGCCACGGATATTTATTACAGAGTATGGAATTCAAATAGGTTCGGCTATAGAAATTATATTTCTTTCGTTTGCATTGGCCGAAAATATGAAAACACTCAAAGAAGAAAAGCAACTAGTACAAGATTTGTTGCTCGAGCAATTAATAGAAAATAATAAATCGCAACTCGAACGAAATATTGAACTCGAGAATAAAGTACTCGAACGAACGCTTGAAATTAAAGAGCAAACAAAAATAATTGCTGAAAAGAATAAAGATATTACTGATAGCATTAACTATGCTAAAAGAATACAACAAGCTATACTTCCGCCCGAAGAAACCGGTGAGGCAAAGTTTCCAATGTTTATATATTTTAAACCTCGCGACATTGTTAGTGGTGATTTTTACTGGTATGAATTCCGCGATAATAAATTTATAATTGCTGCTGTTGATTGCACCGGACACGGTGTTCCGGGTGCGTTTATGAGTATGGTAGGAACAACCTTGTTAAATAAAGTTGTGAATGATTTGGGACAAACTTTACCTTCCCAAATTATGAAACAAATGGATAACAATATTCTTGAATCATTAAAACAACGTGGCGATATCAGTTCAAACCGCGATGGAATGGACATGGCTATTTGTTGCATCGACACCGAGAAAAGGGAACTTATTTTTTCGGGAGCTTCTCGCCCTTTATATCTTGTTAGAAACAATGAATTAATAGAATACAAAAGTTCTATTTTTTCGGTAGGTGGATATTTAGCTGGTAACGAAAAGGTTTTTGAAGATGCCCATATTAACTACCAAAGCAATGATATGATCTATATATTTTCAGACGGTTATGCCGATCAATTTGGTGGTGAGAAAGGAAAGAAGTTTATGTCAAAAAATATGCGACTATTATTTAGCCGAATAGCTTCATTACCTCTGGATGAACAAAAAAGTGAAATTCACTCAAATTTAATTTCGTGGATGGGCGCGCTTAAACAGGTCGACGATATATTAGTTATTGGAATACGTTTATAA
- a CDS encoding DUF1003 domain-containing protein, which translates to MKTSTDNFLDELLTTQNAQLKKLNKIVSDSIKEEELLVQNLSTGIDEPLNTSERLADKVATFGGSWRFIILFMLLLLVWIILNSVFLMDKAFDPYPFILMNLILSCIAALQAPIIMMSQNRKESKDRKRSENDYLINLKAEIEIRTLHQKINLLMKDELESLFKIQKLQTEMLQRIEAKLNSK; encoded by the coding sequence ATGAAAACATCAACCGACAACTTTCTGGACGAATTATTAACTACCCAGAATGCTCAATTAAAAAAGTTAAATAAAATTGTAAGTGATTCAATTAAAGAAGAAGAATTACTTGTTCAAAATCTATCAACAGGTATTGACGAGCCACTCAACACTTCCGAAAGACTGGCCGATAAAGTTGCCACTTTTGGTGGATCCTGGAGATTTATTATATTATTTATGCTGTTACTTTTAGTTTGGATCATCTTAAACTCAGTATTTCTAATGGATAAAGCATTTGATCCATATCCGTTTATTTTAATGAATTTAATTTTATCGTGCATTGCAGCTTTGCAGGCCCCAATTATAATGATGAGTCAAAACAGAAAAGAAAGCAAGGACCGTAAACGTTCTGAGAACGACTATTTAATTAATTTAAAAGCAGAAATTGAAATCAGGACTTTGCACCAAAAAATAAACTTATTGATGAAAGATGAGCTTGAAAGTTTGTTTAAAATTCAAAAACTACAAACTGAAATGTTACAAAGAATTGAAGCAAAATTAAATTCAAAATAA
- a CDS encoding polyprenyl synthetase family protein — protein MYSIEQIKQPVETEMNLFEQKFKTFMASSVPLLDKITHYIVKRKGKQLRPLFVFLCAKVNGEINDTTYRAASLIELLHTATLVHDDVVDDSNERRGFFSINALWKNKIAVLVGDYLLSKGLLLSLDNNDFELLKIVSTAVREMSEGELLQIEKARKLDIEEPIYFEIIRKKTASLIASCCAGGSHSVGASADRIEAMRRFGELVGIAFQIKDDLFDYGTADIGKPTGSDIKEKKMTLPLIYSLQQASWLEKRRIINAVKNNNNDPKRVKEVIDFVHKSGGIKYAETKMHELKDQAIQLLRTFPESSAREALENLVLYTVNRKK, from the coding sequence ATGTACAGCATAGAGCAGATAAAGCAACCCGTTGAAACTGAAATGAATTTGTTTGAGCAAAAGTTCAAAACATTCATGGCTAGTTCGGTTCCGCTTTTAGATAAAATCACCCATTATATTGTTAAAAGAAAAGGAAAGCAATTGCGGCCTTTGTTTGTGTTTTTATGTGCTAAAGTGAATGGCGAAATTAACGATACAACCTACCGCGCTGCATCTTTGATTGAATTGCTGCATACAGCAACCTTGGTTCACGATGATGTGGTGGACGATAGTAATGAAAGACGAGGTTTTTTCTCTATCAATGCGTTATGGAAAAATAAAATAGCGGTTTTGGTGGGTGATTATTTACTTTCAAAAGGTTTGTTGCTTTCGCTTGATAACAACGATTTTGAATTACTTAAAATAGTTTCTACAGCTGTGCGTGAAATGAGTGAAGGCGAGTTGTTGCAAATTGAAAAAGCACGTAAACTGGATATAGAAGAACCTATTTATTTTGAGATTATACGTAAAAAGACTGCTTCACTTATTGCATCTTGTTGTGCCGGTGGAAGCCACTCTGTTGGTGCATCTGCAGATAGGATTGAAGCTATGCGTCGGTTTGGTGAACTGGTTGGAATAGCATTTCAAATTAAAGACGACTTATTTGATTATGGAACTGCCGACATTGGAAAGCCCACCGGTAGCGATATCAAAGAAAAAAAAATGACCTTGCCGCTTATTTACTCACTTCAGCAAGCTTCATGGCTCGAAAAACGGCGAATAATTAATGCGGTAAAAAACAACAACAACGATCCTAAAAGGGTGAAAGAGGTTATTGATTTTGTGCATAAAAGTGGAGGAATTAAGTATGCCGAAACTAAAATGCATGAGCTAAAAGATCAAGCAATTCAACTTTTAAGAACCTTCCCAGAATCGTCTGCTCGAGAAGCGCTTGAAAATTTAGTATTGTATACTGTGAATCGCAAGAAGTAA
- a CDS encoding amidohydrolase family protein gives MRIYKADWIYPVSSNPIKNGIVVTNEQGNILDVLHDAHSEYAAALENAELVEGVICPGFINTHCHIELSYLRNQLQLHTGLNGFISELQKTRTSFPAELIEFEIEKALQEMHQNGIVAVADICNGNSTLRAKTRSTLYIHSFIELFGFDALKAPSLFEKGLELYTQFKQAGLSSSITPHAPYSTSFNLMQLILEHCKINKQAVSIHNQESDEENKLYLSKQGKLAELLTNFGNDLNQWNIASTRSLPGYFGYIQSDNPTLLVHNIYTTANDIQPINAKNVFFCCCPNANLFIENRLPDLTVLMRENAQLTIGTDSLASNHQLCIWEEIKTLHHYFPETSLHTLLNWATLNGARYMRIDEKFGSLEKGKTPGIVVIPNALNFKGSAKKLL, from the coding sequence ATGCGCATATACAAAGCCGATTGGATATATCCTGTATCGAGTAATCCAATAAAAAATGGGATAGTAGTTACAAATGAGCAAGGTAATATTTTGGATGTGCTGCACGATGCACATTCGGAATACGCCGCTGCTCTTGAAAATGCCGAATTGGTAGAAGGAGTTATTTGTCCTGGCTTTATTAACACACATTGTCACATTGAACTATCATACCTACGCAATCAACTACAACTGCATACCGGTTTAAACGGATTTATCAGCGAATTGCAAAAAACCCGAACAAGCTTTCCTGCCGAACTTATAGAATTTGAAATTGAAAAAGCCTTACAGGAAATGCATCAAAACGGAATAGTTGCGGTGGCAGATATTTGCAATGGGAATAGCACATTGAGAGCAAAAACAAGAAGCACTTTATACATTCATTCTTTTATTGAATTATTTGGATTTGACGCACTTAAGGCACCATCATTATTTGAAAAAGGACTTGAACTGTACACACAATTTAAACAAGCAGGTCTTTCAAGCTCAATAACACCACATGCTCCTTACTCAACTTCCTTCAATTTAATGCAGCTAATACTCGAGCATTGTAAGATAAACAAGCAAGCTGTAAGTATACACAATCAAGAAAGTGATGAAGAAAACAAGCTTTATCTTAGCAAACAAGGGAAACTTGCTGAATTACTAACCAATTTTGGAAATGACTTAAACCAATGGAATATCGCGTCAACGCGCTCGCTTCCCGGGTACTTTGGTTATATTCAGTCTGATAATCCAACCTTATTGGTGCACAATATCTATACTACAGCAAATGATATACAACCTATTAATGCGAAAAATGTCTTCTTTTGCTGCTGTCCAAATGCCAATCTTTTCATTGAAAACAGATTGCCTGATTTGACTGTATTAATGCGTGAAAATGCTCAATTGACCATAGGTACCGATAGTTTGGCAAGCAACCATCAGCTTTGTATTTGGGAAGAAATTAAAACCCTTCACCACTATTTTCCAGAAACAAGCTTGCACACTTTACTAAATTGGGCAACATTAAATGGGGCTCGTTATATGCGAATAGATGAAAAGTTTGGTTCTCTTGAAAAAGGGAAAACACCAGGAATAGTTGTAATACCGAACGCTTTGAATTTTAAAGGTTCAGCTAAAAAACTCTTATAA
- a CDS encoding WG repeat-containing protein, protein MKKFFLNTLLLSFSFCLLTMAATAQDALYPIQQGGKYGYINKAGKIIVTPQYSFADQFMDGLAAVKQGGKKGFINSSGKMVIEPQFEDGYGFKEGLAAMKKDGKWLYIDKTGKVIFEAKCDYAYPFSEGLARFQLGYKLGYFDKTGKIVIPANYDAAYDFSEGLARVKSGDLTKSKWGYINKEGELAIEYSFDDCFEFNEGLANVRIGNEQTGKYGYIDKKGKIVLEAKYDKAYRFADGLAIVRVGDFKKGKFGYIDKTGKMILAADNDAAFNFNDGLACVRQGDAKSGKWGYIDKTGKVVITHQYDFPSDFKNGLAYVRLGNFKNKTAYIDRKGNVIWQQQ, encoded by the coding sequence ATGAAAAAGTTTTTCCTGAATACACTCCTACTTTCTTTCTCTTTTTGTTTGCTAACAATGGCTGCAACTGCACAAGATGCGCTATATCCAATTCAACAGGGAGGTAAATATGGCTACATTAATAAGGCAGGGAAAATTATTGTTACTCCTCAATATTCATTTGCTGATCAGTTTATGGATGGTTTAGCAGCCGTTAAACAAGGAGGAAAAAAAGGATTTATAAATAGCAGTGGAAAAATGGTGATTGAACCCCAATTTGAAGATGGTTACGGATTTAAAGAAGGTTTGGCAGCTATGAAAAAAGATGGAAAGTGGCTATACATCGATAAAACAGGAAAAGTAATTTTTGAAGCAAAATGCGATTATGCCTATCCTTTTTCTGAAGGTCTAGCACGTTTTCAATTGGGATACAAATTAGGTTATTTTGATAAAACAGGTAAAATTGTAATACCCGCAAATTACGATGCAGCCTATGATTTTAGTGAAGGTTTAGCCCGTGTTAAGTCTGGAGATTTAACTAAATCTAAATGGGGATATATTAACAAAGAAGGTGAATTGGCCATTGAATATTCTTTTGACGATTGCTTTGAATTTAATGAAGGCTTAGCCAATGTGCGTATTGGAAATGAGCAAACCGGAAAATACGGATATATCGATAAAAAAGGAAAAATAGTGTTGGAAGCGAAGTATGATAAAGCTTATCGTTTTGCTGATGGATTAGCCATTGTAAGAGTTGGTGATTTTAAAAAGGGTAAATTCGGATACATTGATAAAACCGGTAAAATGATATTAGCCGCTGATAATGACGCAGCTTTTAATTTTAACGATGGCCTTGCATGTGTGCGACAAGGTGATGCAAAATCAGGTAAATGGGGTTATATTGATAAAACCGGTAAAGTTGTAATAACCCACCAATACGATTTCCCTTCCGATTTTAAGAACGGTTTAGCCTATGTTCGTTTAGGAAACTTTAAAAACAAAACGGCTTATATCGACCGCAAGGGAAATGTAATTTGGCAACAACAGTAA
- a CDS encoding geranylgeranylglyceryl/heptaprenylglyceryl phosphate synthase, protein MKTEIYASILSAKSRGQKQFAVLIDPDKMPKAEFLELAVAAGVDYFFIGGSLLTNGNLNYCIDFVKKHTTIPVILFPGNILQIDASADALLLLSLISGRNADMLIGKHVIAAPLLKASNLEVLPTGYMLIESGNQTTVSYMSNTLPIPADKDDIAMCTAMAGEMLGLKMIYMDAGSGAKNAISETMIKKVRSSIKVPLIIGGGINTAEGVQKACNAGADLVVIGTALEKDITLVDKLAKVFQN, encoded by the coding sequence ATGAAAACCGAAATCTACGCATCAATACTTTCAGCAAAAAGCAGGGGGCAAAAACAGTTTGCAGTGCTTATTGATCCCGATAAAATGCCCAAGGCTGAATTTTTAGAATTAGCGGTAGCTGCAGGGGTTGATTATTTTTTTATCGGTGGAAGTTTGTTAACGAACGGTAATTTGAATTATTGTATCGACTTTGTAAAAAAGCATACTACTATTCCTGTAATATTGTTTCCGGGTAATATTTTACAAATTGATGCCAGTGCAGATGCTTTATTGCTTTTATCATTGATATCCGGTAGAAATGCGGATATGTTAATTGGTAAGCATGTAATTGCTGCACCCTTATTAAAAGCCAGTAATTTGGAAGTGCTTCCTACAGGATATATGTTAATTGAAAGCGGTAATCAAACAACCGTTTCATACATGAGTAATACATTGCCAATTCCTGCAGATAAAGACGATATTGCTATGTGCACGGCAATGGCCGGTGAAATGTTAGGATTAAAAATGATCTACATGGATGCCGGTAGTGGTGCAAAAAATGCAATAAGTGAAACCATGATTAAAAAAGTTCGTTCAAGTATTAAAGTACCATTAATTATCGGAGGAGGAATTAACACGGCAGAAGGTGTACAAAAAGCATGTAATGCCGGAGCTGATTTGGTTGTTATTGGAACCGCATTAGAAAAAGATATTACCTTAGTAGACAAATTAGCAAAAGTTTTTCAAAATTAA
- a CDS encoding thiamine phosphate synthase, protein MLLLVQSSPKIVQGEAEIVKELFDNGLETFHLRKKNASTRQIEEYLNVIPRKYWSKIVLHSHYSIAIKYDLKGIHLNRRFKKQKFMYWLKLFYYRFKKPSLQVSSSFNNLSSLYNDENHYDYVFLSPVFDSVTKSGYQSSFSQHNLAVALMKTKHKIMALGGIHPNRFDSIKEMGFAGMVLSDALWNSPDSVNLFKTAVEKLKQVS, encoded by the coding sequence ATGTTACTTTTAGTACAATCAAGTCCCAAAATTGTGCAGGGAGAAGCCGAAATCGTAAAAGAGCTGTTCGACAATGGACTCGAGACATTTCACTTGCGTAAAAAAAATGCTTCAACTCGACAAATAGAAGAATACCTCAATGTTATTCCTCGCAAATATTGGTCAAAAATAGTATTGCATTCGCATTATAGTATTGCAATTAAGTACGATTTAAAAGGGATTCATCTTAACCGAAGATTCAAAAAACAAAAGTTTATGTACTGGTTGAAGTTATTTTACTATCGCTTCAAAAAACCTAGTCTGCAAGTTTCATCTTCGTTCAATAATCTTTCGAGTTTGTACAACGATGAAAATCATTACGATTATGTGTTTTTAAGTCCTGTATTTGATAGTGTTACCAAATCTGGATACCAATCCTCATTTAGTCAACATAACTTAGCCGTAGCTTTAATGAAAACCAAGCATAAAATAATGGCCTTAGGTGGAATTCACCCGAATCGTTTTGATAGTATTAAGGAAATGGGATTTGCAGGAATGGTACTATCAGATGCTCTTTGGAATAGCCCTGATAGTGTAAATTTATTTAAAACAGCAGTTGAAAAATTAAAACAGGTTTCTTAA
- a CDS encoding deoxynucleoside kinase: MHIAIAGNIGSGKTTLTTLLSKHYNWKAHFEDADDNPYLNDFYEDMQRWSFNLQIYFLNSRFNQIMEIRKSGKTVIQDRTIFEDAYIFAPNLHAMGLMTTRDFENYISLFNLMNTFIKAPDLMIYLRASIPTLVNQIQKRGRDYENAIRIDYLKRLNERYEAWISTHDQGKLLVIEVDNINFAENPEDLGIIFNKIDAEINGLF, translated from the coding sequence ATGCACATAGCAATTGCCGGCAATATTGGCTCAGGAAAAACCACCCTCACCACGCTCTTATCAAAACATTATAATTGGAAAGCACACTTCGAAGATGCAGACGACAATCCATATTTAAATGATTTTTATGAGGACATGCAACGTTGGTCCTTTAATCTTCAAATTTACTTTTTAAATAGCCGGTTTAATCAAATTATGGAGATCCGTAAAAGCGGAAAAACGGTAATTCAAGACAGAACTATTTTTGAAGATGCCTATATTTTTGCGCCGAATTTACACGCAATGGGTTTGATGACTACACGCGATTTCGAGAATTACATTTCATTGTTTAATTTGATGAACACATTTATCAAAGCACCCGATTTAATGATTTACTTGCGTGCATCGATTCCTACTTTGGTAAATCAAATTCAAAAAAGAGGACGAGATTATGAAAATGCCATTCGCATCGATTACTTAAAGCGTCTTAACGAACGCTACGAAGCATGGATCAGTACTCACGACCAAGGAAAACTGCTGGTTATTGAAGTTGACAATATTAATTTTGCCGAAAACCCTGAAGATTTAGGGATTATTTTCAATAAAATTGATGCTGAAATTAACGGGTTGTTTTAA